In Chitinivibrionales bacterium, the following proteins share a genomic window:
- a CDS encoding HAD-IA family hydrolase, with product VARSTQVRQENFLAMLKEKPLPPFPGVVELMSAALDSDNFKVAIATSSTREKSQAVLDSAGIPYKKLVYVTGSDVSRKKPDPELFVTAAKKVAVPPQKCVVIEDAPNGIEAAHRAGCRCIAVTNSASADKLSQADLIVASLKAVSIDKVRGLISGR from the coding sequence GGTTGCCCGATCCACACAAGTCCGTCAGGAAAATTTCCTCGCCATGCTCAAAGAAAAGCCACTTCCCCCGTTTCCCGGGGTGGTGGAGCTTATGAGTGCCGCATTGGATAGCGATAATTTCAAAGTAGCCATTGCAACCAGCAGCACAAGGGAAAAATCTCAGGCCGTGCTTGATTCCGCCGGGATCCCCTATAAAAAACTGGTGTATGTCACCGGAAGCGATGTTTCCCGGAAAAAACCGGACCCGGAATTGTTTGTGACAGCTGCAAAGAAGGTAGCAGTTCCACCGCAAAAATGCGTCGTGATTGAAGACGCGCCCAATGGGATCGAAGCCGCTCATCGAGCAGGATGCCGCTGCATTGCGGTAACCAATTCGGCTTCCGCAGATAAACTCAGCCAGGCCGACCTAATTGTTGCAAGCCTGAAAGCGGTGTCAATCGACAAGGTGCGGGG